In the genome of Paenibacillus pabuli, one region contains:
- the typA gene encoding translational GTPase TypA, with translation MHSREHIRNIAIIAHVDHGKTTLVDKLLQQSGTFRDHETVQERAMDSNDLERERGITILAKNTAITYKDYLINIVDTPGHADFGGEVERIMKMVDGVLLVVDAYEGCMPQTKFVLRKALEHNLTPIVIVNKIDRPAARPAEVIDEVLDLFIELGANDQQLEFPVVYASALNGTSSMEDDPAKQDDNMMAIYDTIVSHIPHPTENVEEPLQFLVTLMDYNEYLGRIAIGRVNRGVIRQGQSVTVIMRDGKSKTARIEKLFGFQGLKRVETEEAGAGDIVAIAGIKDINIGETIADPNNPEALPVLKIDEPTLQMTFLVNNSPFAGREGKWVTSRKLRERLFKELETDVSLRVDETESPDAFIVSGRGELHLGILIENMRREGYELQVSKPEVIVKEIDGKKMEPLERLLIDIPEESMGSVMESLGARKAEMVNMVNTGSGQVRLEFLIPARGLIGYSTNFLTLTRGYGVMNHAFDSYAPVVSGQVGGRHQGVLISTETGTSTFYGMMGVEDRGTLFLEPGTEIYEGMIVGEHTRDNDIVVNICKEKQLTNVRSSGKDDTVKIKTPIIFSLEQALEYLNEDEYCEITPKSIRLRKKILNKSERERAEKQRKMAQNNA, from the coding sequence ATGCATTCAAGAGAACACATTCGCAATATTGCGATTATTGCCCACGTCGACCACGGGAAAACAACACTCGTCGACAAGTTGCTCCAGCAATCCGGTACTTTCCGTGATCACGAGACGGTACAGGAGCGCGCAATGGACTCCAACGATTTGGAGCGTGAACGCGGTATTACGATTTTGGCCAAAAACACGGCTATAACTTATAAAGATTACCTGATCAACATTGTAGATACACCTGGACACGCCGACTTCGGTGGTGAAGTAGAACGTATCATGAAAATGGTTGACGGCGTATTGCTCGTTGTTGATGCTTATGAGGGCTGTATGCCACAAACGAAGTTCGTACTTCGTAAAGCACTGGAGCACAACCTGACTCCAATCGTTATTGTAAACAAAATTGACCGTCCAGCGGCTCGTCCGGCTGAGGTTATTGATGAAGTACTTGACCTGTTCATCGAACTGGGAGCCAACGATCAACAACTTGAATTCCCTGTTGTATATGCTTCCGCATTGAACGGAACATCCAGCATGGAAGACGATCCTGCCAAACAAGATGACAACATGATGGCGATCTACGATACCATCGTAAGTCACATCCCTCATCCAACAGAGAACGTTGAAGAGCCACTGCAATTCCTCGTTACGCTGATGGACTACAATGAATACCTCGGACGTATCGCTATCGGTCGTGTAAACCGCGGTGTGATTCGTCAAGGCCAATCCGTTACTGTTATTATGCGTGATGGCAAAAGCAAAACAGCTCGTATCGAGAAACTGTTTGGTTTCCAAGGTCTGAAACGTGTTGAGACAGAGGAAGCTGGCGCAGGTGACATCGTTGCGATCGCGGGTATTAAGGATATCAACATCGGTGAAACGATTGCTGACCCGAACAACCCTGAAGCTTTGCCGGTTCTGAAAATTGATGAGCCAACACTGCAAATGACATTCCTCGTAAACAACAGTCCATTCGCAGGCCGTGAAGGTAAATGGGTAACTTCCCGTAAACTGCGCGAGCGTTTGTTCAAAGAGTTGGAAACTGACGTATCCCTTCGGGTTGATGAAACAGAGAGCCCAGATGCTTTTATCGTATCCGGACGTGGTGAGCTTCACCTCGGTATCCTGATTGAAAATATGCGTCGTGAAGGATATGAGCTTCAAGTATCCAAACCAGAAGTTATCGTCAAAGAAATTGACGGTAAGAAAATGGAACCTCTTGAGCGCTTGTTGATTGATATCCCTGAAGAAAGCATGGGTTCCGTCATGGAGAGCCTGGGTGCACGTAAAGCAGAGATGGTTAACATGGTCAACACGGGTAGCGGACAAGTACGTCTGGAGTTCCTGATTCCTGCACGTGGTCTGATTGGATACAGCACCAACTTCCTGACATTGACTCGTGGTTATGGCGTAATGAACCATGCATTTGATAGCTACGCTCCAGTAGTATCCGGTCAAGTGGGTGGACGTCACCAAGGTGTACTGATCTCAACTGAAACGGGTACATCTACGTTCTATGGAATGATGGGCGTTGAGGATCGTGGTACGCTCTTCCTTGAGCCAGGAACAGAAATTTACGAAGGTATGATCGTTGGTGAGCATACACGAGACAATGATATCGTTGTCAACATCTGCAAAGAAAAACAACTGACTAACGTTCGTTCTTCAGGTAAAGATGATACGGTTAAAATTAAAACTCCGATTATCTTCTCGTTGGAACAGGCGCTTGAATATCTGAATGAAGATGAATATTGTGAGATTACACCGAAATCTATTCGTCTTCGTAAAAAGATCCTGAACAAATCCGAGCGTGAGCGTGCAGAAAAACAACGCAAAATGGCTCAAAATAACGCCTAA
- a CDS encoding cysteine desulfurase family protein: MKYFDYAATTPPHPDVVRTMAEIMDAQYGNPSSIHGYGERAHQLLRRARSGCAAAIDVKPEEIVFTSGATESNNLAIKGAALQYQSRGKHIITTATEHASVYESFVQLQQWGWEVTWLPVDSDGLVSAQQVMDAIRADTVLVSLMHVNNETGAIHPVAEIGARLKKEAPKVLFHVDGVQGFGKMEAKPAAWGADLYSLSAHKIRGPKGTGLLYVRSGVELTPLLSGGSQEQGRRAGTENVPLIVGMAKAMRIAAERQAEFARRTTILRDRIMEVIETIPGLVLNSRKEGAPHIVHFSYPGMKAEVALHTLEQFGVTVSTQSACSSRSAEPSRVLLSMGRDNACANGGLRISLGDEHTEEDVDLLEQALHQMVAQLRPLERRM; this comes from the coding sequence TTGAAATATTTTGATTATGCGGCAACGACGCCTCCTCATCCGGATGTCGTTCGTACAATGGCCGAGATTATGGATGCCCAATATGGGAATCCGTCTTCAATACATGGATATGGTGAGCGAGCCCATCAACTATTACGCCGAGCGCGATCTGGTTGTGCCGCCGCTATTGATGTGAAACCGGAAGAAATCGTATTTACCTCAGGCGCAACCGAGAGCAACAATCTTGCTATTAAAGGGGCGGCTTTACAGTATCAGTCTCGGGGCAAACATATTATTACAACGGCAACAGAACATGCTTCGGTATACGAGAGTTTTGTGCAGCTACAGCAGTGGGGATGGGAGGTCACCTGGCTTCCTGTGGATTCCGACGGTCTGGTTAGCGCTCAGCAGGTAATGGATGCCATAAGAGCAGATACGGTGCTTGTGAGCCTGATGCATGTGAACAATGAAACAGGAGCAATACATCCCGTTGCCGAAATCGGAGCCCGGCTGAAAAAAGAAGCGCCAAAGGTCCTTTTCCATGTGGATGGTGTGCAAGGTTTTGGGAAAATGGAGGCTAAACCTGCGGCATGGGGCGCGGATCTGTACAGCTTGTCTGCTCACAAAATTCGTGGTCCCAAAGGAACTGGACTTCTCTACGTAAGAAGTGGAGTAGAACTTACGCCTCTACTGTCAGGAGGTTCTCAAGAGCAGGGACGGAGAGCGGGAACTGAAAACGTACCTTTAATTGTTGGTATGGCGAAGGCGATGCGCATAGCGGCAGAACGTCAGGCGGAATTTGCACGGCGTACAACGATTTTGCGAGATCGTATTATGGAAGTCATAGAGACGATTCCCGGACTTGTATTAAATAGTCGTAAAGAGGGTGCGCCGCACATTGTTCATTTTTCCTATCCTGGAATGAAGGCAGAAGTGGCGCTGCATACCCTGGAACAATTTGGGGTCACCGTATCTACACAATCTGCCTGCTCCTCCAGGTCAGCTGAACCGAGCAGGGTATTGCTTTCCATGGGCAGGGATAATGCTTGTGCAAATGGTGGATTGCGTATTAGTCTTGGAGATGAACATACAGAAGAAGATGTAGATCTGCTGGAGCAGGCTTTACATCAGATGGTGGCGCAGCTGCGCCCGTTGGAAAGGCGGATGTGA
- a CDS encoding YpuI family protein — MSAANVQKTCESTREKLKPAIDRIEQFLNENALPELDQNQTEESSAFYKGFLSDLRHLLVFSEVSYEKLGVVLRRANFDVDFAEKALYNTYHQSINSFFYPKNECYSEDGRYAYTGQDAIRFRDKPIRAVRDVILEISKTYEELRDDLAFYESDYLTQRRMQNQRNHA, encoded by the coding sequence ATGTCAGCAGCCAATGTACAGAAAACATGTGAGTCAACTAGGGAAAAGTTAAAACCGGCTATCGATCGGATCGAACAATTTTTGAATGAAAATGCCTTGCCTGAACTGGATCAGAATCAGACGGAGGAGTCATCTGCCTTCTACAAAGGATTTCTTTCGGATCTCCGGCATCTACTTGTTTTTTCTGAAGTTTCTTACGAAAAACTTGGCGTTGTGCTGCGTCGTGCCAATTTTGATGTCGATTTTGCCGAAAAGGCTCTCTATAACACTTACCATCAAAGCATCAACAGCTTTTTTTATCCTAAAAATGAATGTTACTCCGAAGATGGAAGATATGCTTACACTGGTCAGGATGCAATCCGTTTCCGTGATAAACCCATTCGTGCAGTACGGGATGTCATTCTGGAGATATCAAAAACGTACGAGGAATTGCGCGATGATCTGGCCTTTTATGAAAGTGACTACCTAACACAGCGTCGGATGCAAAACCAACGCAATCACGCGTAA
- a CDS encoding YlaH-like family protein has protein sequence MQAWFASHPIVAYIVIFVLITYVYNKVFRVRQKLPLGKEIVLYILMAMGTFMLLVFQIDKLPIIQCLLVAVGLMLLVRVRYFIEGRQKKKADASARNS, from the coding sequence ATGCAAGCATGGTTCGCATCACACCCGATCGTAGCCTACATCGTCATCTTTGTATTGATTACTTACGTATATAACAAGGTGTTTCGGGTACGTCAGAAATTACCGCTTGGTAAGGAAATCGTTCTCTATATATTGATGGCGATGGGCACATTCATGCTTCTTGTTTTTCAAATCGACAAGCTGCCCATTATTCAATGTTTGCTGGTGGCGGTTGGTTTGATGCTGTTAGTGCGAGTGCGTTATTTTATTGAAGGTCGTCAAAAGAAAAAAGCGGATGCTTCCGCTCGAAACTCATAA
- a CDS encoding lytic transglycosylase domain-containing protein: protein MQIDPRASRQLLELQLSNSLNETNASDENSGSTVDFASMMDGLLGTNPTSSNNTAGENENSAAISKRSSDGLLWLQLGSMYNPDASSVSSSNSNTVSLSSLLNTGAVDAGASVPTDFESLIASASAKYGVPESLIKAVIDTESGFNPNVVSSAGAKGLMQLMDGTAAGLGVSNAYDPAQNIDGGTKYLSLQLQRFGGEVKMALAAYNAGPGRVSSLGVSSDAELMSVLNRLPSETQAYISKVEKAQSKYIV from the coding sequence ATGCAGATTGATCCGCGCGCGTCGCGGCAGTTGCTGGAACTGCAATTGTCCAATAGTCTCAATGAAACAAATGCATCGGATGAAAATTCCGGTTCAACGGTTGATTTTGCCAGTATGATGGACGGGTTACTTGGGACGAATCCAACTTCTTCGAACAATACCGCAGGAGAAAACGAGAACTCTGCTGCGATCTCCAAACGATCCAGTGACGGTCTGTTGTGGCTGCAACTGGGCAGCATGTATAATCCGGATGCAAGTTCTGTTTCCTCCTCAAACAGTAATACGGTTTCTTTATCTTCTTTGTTAAATACTGGAGCAGTGGATGCTGGTGCATCTGTACCTACGGATTTTGAATCGTTGATTGCTTCCGCGAGCGCCAAATATGGAGTTCCTGAATCTTTAATCAAAGCGGTCATTGATACAGAATCGGGCTTTAATCCGAATGTGGTGTCTTCCGCAGGTGCCAAAGGACTCATGCAGTTGATGGATGGCACGGCAGCTGGGCTGGGGGTAAGCAATGCTTATGATCCCGCTCAAAATATAGATGGTGGAACCAAATATCTGTCTCTCCAGCTCCAGCGTTTTGGTGGCGAGGTGAAGATGGCACTTGCAGCATATAATGCCGGCCCGGGACGGGTTTCGAGTCTGGGTGTATCAAGTGATGCTGAACTGATGAGTGTACTTAACCGCCTCCCTTCAGAAACACAGGCTTATATATCCAAAGTGGAGAAAGCGCAGTCGAAATATATAGTCTAA
- a CDS encoding DUF1540 domain-containing protein: MSQEKPIVKCSVSNCHFWGENNFCQADAIMIDIDQHATRRLHEEFAGETFDSDHQDYARTSSATCCHTFKPK, encoded by the coding sequence ATGAGTCAAGAGAAGCCAATCGTCAAATGCAGTGTCTCGAACTGTCACTTTTGGGGAGAAAACAATTTCTGTCAGGCCGATGCCATCATGATTGACATTGACCAACATGCCACCCGTCGCCTACATGAGGAATTTGCCGGAGAGACCTTTGATTCCGATCATCAAGACTATGCACGTACATCTTCTGCGACATGCTGTCACACATTCAAACCGAAATGA
- a CDS encoding TerC family protein: MELFSPAFWLALLNVVFIDLILAGDNAIVIGLAARNLHPSVQKKAILYGTGGALLIRIVATVIVLWLLKVPWLLLVGGLLLIWIAYKLLADQGEEHSDIKAGSSLWAAVRTIVIADAAMGLDNVIAVAGAAQQHLVLVILGLLISVPIIVWGSTLFIKLINRFPWIIYLGAIVLGYTASNMITEEQRLMPFFTEHPALRILFIVLVTAGVVFAGYRKRASSNKPGGERQHSYS, from the coding sequence ATGGAGCTGTTTAGCCCCGCTTTTTGGCTAGCGTTGTTGAACGTTGTATTTATTGATCTGATTCTGGCTGGCGATAATGCCATCGTAATTGGTCTCGCAGCTCGAAATTTGCACCCTTCTGTGCAAAAAAAGGCGATTCTTTACGGAACAGGTGGCGCACTATTGATTCGCATTGTGGCCACTGTGATTGTGCTCTGGCTGCTCAAAGTGCCTTGGCTACTGCTTGTTGGGGGATTACTCCTGATCTGGATTGCATACAAGCTATTGGCAGATCAAGGGGAAGAGCATTCGGACATCAAGGCTGGTAGTTCTCTCTGGGCAGCTGTGCGAACGATTGTCATCGCAGACGCTGCCATGGGACTGGATAACGTCATCGCCGTTGCTGGTGCAGCACAGCAGCACTTGGTACTTGTGATACTCGGACTGCTGATCAGTGTACCTATTATCGTTTGGGGCAGTACGTTGTTTATTAAATTAATTAACCGCTTCCCTTGGATCATTTATCTCGGAGCCATCGTGCTGGGTTATACGGCCTCTAACATGATTACAGAGGAACAACGTCTCATGCCTTTCTTCACGGAGCATCCTGCACTGAGAATCTTATTTATCGTTCTCGTTACTGCTGGTGTCGTGTTTGCCGGATATCGCAAACGAGCAAGCAGCAATAAACCAGGGGGAGAGCGACAGCACTCCTATTCCTAA
- a CDS encoding TerC family protein: protein MDTLWLLTEILMINLVLSGDNAVVIALASKDLPEKQRKQAVWWGAFGAVVLRCLLTFAAVLLLGIPFIQAAGGLLLLWIAVKLLLQNEDEVHIRNASTTWKAIQTILIADFVMSLDNVLAIAALADGDLALTVIGIAISIPIVVWGSGLIVGLLKRFPILVFAGSGILAFTAGEMVMNDPKLGQWLKLDGLAAEAHTLLPVAMACLVIAIGGAHKFVRRNV from the coding sequence ATGGATACGCTATGGCTGTTGACCGAAATATTAATGATCAATCTGGTTCTGAGTGGAGATAATGCGGTTGTTATTGCACTTGCAAGCAAGGATTTGCCAGAGAAACAGCGAAAGCAGGCGGTTTGGTGGGGGGCTTTCGGTGCTGTCGTTTTGCGTTGTTTGTTAACCTTTGCAGCCGTGCTGCTGTTAGGAATTCCTTTTATTCAGGCTGCTGGTGGTCTGCTGTTGCTCTGGATTGCTGTAAAGCTGCTGTTACAGAATGAAGATGAAGTACATATTCGTAATGCGTCCACTACGTGGAAAGCGATCCAAACGATTTTGATTGCTGACTTTGTCATGAGTCTGGATAACGTTCTTGCGATTGCTGCCCTGGCGGATGGAGACCTCGCGCTTACTGTCATCGGGATTGCTATAAGTATTCCGATTGTGGTGTGGGGAAGCGGATTAATTGTTGGTTTGTTGAAACGATTTCCGATTCTGGTATTTGCCGGTTCAGGAATTCTGGCCTTCACCGCAGGTGAGATGGTGATGAATGATCCGAAGCTGGGACAGTGGCTTAAGCTTGATGGCTTGGCAGCTGAGGCTCATACACTACTACCTGTAGCTATGGCTTGTCTTGTAATCGCGATTGGAGGAGCTCACAAGTTCGTTCGTCGAAACGTGTAA
- the thiI gene encoding tRNA uracil 4-sulfurtransferase ThiI, producing the protein MKYDMLLLRFGEFMLKGKNRARFEKTIITQVRSLLKPYPGASLRKEFGRLYVDLGGESHTELIAVLKRVFGVMSISPVKVTPSESAQIVETAIAFMDERETEFNEGTTFKVNVRRVWKEFPHSSHEMNHLVGSPILRKFQQLSVDVRQPDIELRVEIRDQGTYIFNEVIPAVGGFPLGTNGKAMLLLSGGIDSPVAAWSSMRRGLEVECVHFYSYPFTSQRAKEKVIDMARALADHAGSIKLHLVPFTEIQTAFTQLGQDNLIITLMRRSMLRIATKLAERERALALITGDSLGQVASQTLPSMNVIGRATDLPLLRPLVMMDKQEIITLSKQIGTYDISILPYEDCCTLFVPKSPTTNPNLRIVDKIEATMRQLPEWVEQAVEQTETITLHAGENFMVINQQDEANEMKEEWF; encoded by the coding sequence ATGAAATATGATATGCTGCTTCTCCGTTTCGGAGAATTTATGTTAAAAGGAAAAAACCGTGCACGGTTCGAAAAAACAATCATCACCCAGGTACGTTCCTTGCTCAAACCTTATCCAGGCGCAAGTCTGCGTAAAGAGTTTGGACGATTATATGTCGATCTGGGTGGGGAATCTCATACAGAGCTGATTGCAGTGCTGAAACGAGTGTTCGGTGTGATGTCCATCAGTCCGGTTAAAGTGACCCCATCCGAATCTGCCCAAATCGTGGAGACAGCCATAGCTTTTATGGATGAGCGAGAGACTGAATTCAACGAAGGTACGACATTCAAAGTTAATGTGCGGCGTGTATGGAAAGAGTTCCCGCATTCCTCGCATGAAATGAACCATCTGGTGGGATCTCCGATTCTTCGGAAATTTCAGCAGTTAAGCGTAGACGTGCGTCAACCTGATATTGAACTGCGTGTGGAAATCAGGGATCAGGGCACATACATCTTCAATGAGGTGATTCCGGCCGTAGGCGGATTTCCTCTGGGTACAAATGGAAAAGCCATGCTGTTATTATCGGGTGGCATAGACAGCCCGGTGGCTGCATGGTCCTCGATGCGTAGAGGATTGGAAGTGGAATGCGTCCACTTTTACAGTTATCCGTTCACAAGCCAGCGTGCCAAAGAAAAGGTCATTGATATGGCACGTGCTCTCGCAGACCATGCAGGGTCAATTAAGCTGCATCTGGTTCCTTTTACGGAGATTCAAACTGCGTTTACCCAACTGGGACAGGATAATTTGATTATTACACTAATGCGGCGCTCCATGTTACGTATTGCAACCAAGCTGGCCGAACGTGAACGTGCGCTTGCACTGATTACCGGAGATAGTCTGGGACAGGTAGCAAGCCAGACCCTACCAAGCATGAATGTCATTGGCCGTGCGACAGATCTGCCCTTGCTGCGACCTCTTGTCATGATGGATAAACAGGAAATTATAACGCTATCCAAACAGATCGGAACTTACGATATATCGATTCTGCCATATGAGGATTGTTGTACTCTTTTTGTGCCGAAATCCCCAACAACGAACCCGAATCTTCGCATTGTGGACAAAATCGAAGCAACCATGAGACAACTGCCGGAATGGGTGGAGCAGGCGGTGGAACAGACAGAAACAATTACGCTGCATGCAGGCGAGAACTTTATGGTAATCAATCAGCAGGATGAAGCTAATGAAATGAAAGAAGAGTGGTTCTAG